The proteins below come from a single Magallana gigas chromosome 10, xbMagGiga1.1, whole genome shotgun sequence genomic window:
- the LOC117685872 gene encoding uncharacterized protein has product MMFCMECGMQLADGKAKFCGNCGTKVPSASKETDPGVEVLPPSFVQGTLSQGAMESLAKLKEKYPSNIGHKPVSKKRTSESKELIVHVMDKKKKALKRAFPSDSGLTGCLKMKANYNQTTKNWMDSLKHHFRGNIDFIPHIMGRNGLEPISTDCSLEQIESMKIQKKSALKIYAMAKGKVDNNHYIYRIHVTSNVDRMEKGYQK; this is encoded by the exons ATG ATGTTTTGTATGGAATGTGGTATGCAGCTTGCTGATGGGAAGGCAAAATTTTGTGGGAATTGTGGTACCAAGGTACCCTCAGCCTCCAAAGAAACAGATCCTG GTGTTGAAGTCCTCCCTCCTTCGTTTGTTCAGGGAACTTTATCTCAAG gcGCAATGGAGAGTTTGGCTAaacttaaagaaaaatatcccAGCAACATTGGACACAAACCAGTGTCGAAGAAAAGAACAAGTgaatcaaaa GAACTGATCGTCCATGTAAtggacaaaaagaaaaaagcaCTCAAAAGAGCTTTTCCAAGTGACAGTGGCTTAACTGGCTGTTTGAAAATGAAAGCAAATTACAATCAAACCACCAAAAATTGGATGGACTCCCTTAAACACCATTTCAGAGGAAACATAGATTTTATCCCCCACATTATGGGTAGAAATGGGTTGGAACCCATCAGTACCGACTGTAGCCTAGAGCAGATAGAAAGTATGAAAATCCAGAAAAAATCTGCTTTAAAGATCTATGCCATGGCAAAGGGAAAAG TTGATAACAACCATTACATCTATAGAATACATGTTACTTCAAATGTGGATAGAATGGAGAAGGGGTATCAAAAATGA